In Cyanobacteria bacterium FACHB-DQ100, a genomic segment contains:
- a CDS encoding helix-turn-helix domain-containing protein produces MTLTTSLPIPDLIRQLRQHLNLSQEKFAAELGVSFKTVNRWERGHSLPSLMALKLIEAQLKTLGEPGQVLLRRYFLKGELDA; encoded by the coding sequence ATGACCCTGACAACATCCTTGCCCATCCCAGACTTAATCCGTCAGCTGCGGCAGCATCTCAATCTGTCGCAGGAGAAGTTTGCAGCCGAATTGGGCGTGTCTTTCAAAACCGTGAATCGGTGGGAGCGGGGACATAGCCTGCCTTCACTGATGGCTCTGAAGCTGATCGAAGCTCAACTGAAAACACTTGGGGAACCCGGGCAAGTTCTGTTACGCCGGTATTTCTTAAAGGGAGAGTTGGATGCCTGA